From one Butyricimonas faecihominis genomic stretch:
- a CDS encoding cell division FtsA domain-containing protein, which yields MGFVASLDMGSGKMVMALGEKSGSDCRLVGVISIASQGVKRGKIVDKLRAKACIQRLLDRFKSEYEVHIDALNVALSGAWVKQIEDRENIKFSRPKSIDQGDLQEMEKKCRSVVGAGDEEVVDVVPFAYYVDKESEVNPVGVTAKRLDVHYHVYVARSSELRDLRDMFANLGVDKIDFYSMAGAAQKALITAGSDICNFALLDLGADSIKVQVFQDGLVYFDEELPLGCSTIDGDINTAFSINDMEKARKLKEEFGMALRASCKNRKIMIPDTKYCIDSHDLVHVEQSRLEELLEGAIFQMQESGCYEDLDDGILLTGGGCQVAGIEVLLSKLSGHSVGFAKVASVKADREASLKSPAYFTALGLLQCERREVKKPKSGGWFSNFFKE from the coding sequence ATGGGGTTTGTAGCTTCTTTGGATATGGGGTCTGGAAAAATGGTGATGGCTCTCGGAGAAAAGTCCGGGAGTGATTGTCGTTTGGTCGGTGTCATAAGTATTGCCTCACAAGGAGTTAAACGGGGCAAAATTGTTGATAAACTTCGGGCAAAAGCATGTATCCAGCGTTTGTTGGATCGTTTTAAGAGCGAGTATGAGGTTCATATTGATGCTTTGAACGTTGCTTTGAGCGGGGCGTGGGTGAAACAGATTGAAGACCGGGAGAATATCAAGTTTTCTCGTCCGAAGAGTATAGACCAAGGGGATTTGCAGGAGATGGAAAAAAAGTGTCGGAGCGTGGTGGGGGCCGGTGATGAGGAAGTGGTGGATGTCGTTCCGTTCGCTTATTACGTGGATAAGGAGAGTGAGGTGAACCCGGTGGGAGTTACGGCGAAACGGTTGGATGTCCATTATCACGTGTATGTGGCAAGGAGTAGTGAGTTGAGGGATTTGAGGGATATGTTTGCCAACCTAGGGGTTGATAAGATAGATTTTTATTCGATGGCCGGAGCCGCGCAGAAGGCTTTGATCACGGCAGGATCGGATATATGTAATTTCGCTTTGCTTGATCTAGGCGCAGATAGTATCAAAGTACAGGTTTTCCAAGACGGGCTTGTTTATTTTGACGAGGAGTTGCCATTGGGATGCAGCACGATTGATGGGGATATAAATACAGCATTTTCGATTAATGACATGGAGAAGGCACGCAAGCTGAAAGAAGAGTTCGGTATGGCGTTGCGGGCATCGTGCAAGAACCGGAAGATTATGATTCCCGATACGAAGTATTGTATTGATAGTCATGATTTGGTACACGTGGAGCAATCCCGTTTGGAGGAATTGTTGGAAGGGGCTATTTTCCAAATGCAGGAAAGTGGTTGCTACGAGGATTTGGATGACGGGATTTTGTTGACCGGAGGCGGTTGTCAGGTGGCGGGGATCGAGGTGTTGTTGTCCAAGTTGTCGGGACATTCGGTCGGATTTGCAAAGGTGGCAAGTGTTAAAGCGGATCGGGAGGCTAGTTTGAAGTCCCCAGCGTATTTTACGGCTTTGGGACTGTTGCAGTGTGAACGTCGGGAGGTGAAAAAGCCTAAATCCGGTGGATGGTTTAGTAATTTTTTTAAAGAATAA
- the murD gene encoding UDP-N-acetylmuramoyl-L-alanine--D-glutamate ligase has translation MERLVILGGGESGAGAAKLGKKLGYEVFLSDKGKLADKYKRVLEELGVEYEEGQHTEECVFAADLVVKSPGIPDKLPMIVGLREKGIEVISEIEFAGRHTDAKMYCITGSNGKTTTTLLLYHILEKAGYDVGLAGNVGNSLAAQVADDLHRVYVVELSSFQLDGMFQFRCDTAILTNITPDHLDRYDYKFENYANSKFRILNNMRKEDLFIYGYDCEVVRERVERGDIVPEAVGFTYSDYAGVNAYMDGDTVVARWGDREFRIAKQEITIQGRHNVYNAMAAILAALKAGVSDEDLRTGLTTFPQVEHRLETVDVVNGVTYINDSKATNVDSAWYALDSMHAPVVWIAGGTDKGNDYSVLFDLVKEKVKLLICMGVDNKKLIEAFSPICEVVDTHSLDETMEVAYRRAEKGDVVLLSPCCASFDLFKNYENRGEMFKEKVKSLKESRI, from the coding sequence ATGGAACGTTTGGTTATTTTAGGCGGAGGAGAAAGTGGAGCGGGAGCTGCCAAGTTAGGAAAGAAGCTAGGGTATGAGGTTTTTTTGTCGGACAAGGGGAAGTTGGCCGACAAGTATAAGCGTGTGTTGGAGGAATTGGGGGTAGAGTATGAAGAGGGGCAACACACGGAAGAATGCGTTTTCGCTGCGGATTTGGTGGTGAAGAGTCCGGGGATTCCGGATAAGCTGCCGATGATCGTGGGGCTGAGGGAGAAGGGAATCGAGGTGATTTCCGAGATCGAGTTTGCGGGACGGCACACGGATGCGAAGATGTATTGTATCACGGGGAGTAACGGGAAGACTACTACTACTTTGTTGTTGTATCATATATTGGAGAAGGCTGGGTATGACGTGGGACTGGCCGGGAATGTGGGGAATAGTCTGGCGGCACAGGTGGCTGACGATTTGCATCGGGTGTACGTGGTGGAGTTGTCTAGTTTTCAGTTGGACGGGATGTTCCAATTCCGTTGTGACACGGCGATATTGACGAATATTACACCGGATCATTTGGATCGGTATGATTATAAATTTGAGAATTACGCAAATTCGAAGTTCCGGATATTGAATAATATGCGGAAGGAGGATTTGTTTATATATGGTTATGACTGCGAGGTAGTGCGGGAGAGAGTGGAACGGGGGGATATTGTGCCGGAGGCAGTCGGGTTCACTTACTCGGATTACGCCGGGGTGAACGCTTACATGGATGGGGACACGGTGGTGGCCCGTTGGGGAGATCGGGAGTTCCGGATTGCCAAACAGGAGATCACGATTCAAGGACGGCATAACGTGTATAACGCGATGGCAGCAATATTGGCCGCTTTGAAGGCCGGGGTGAGTGACGAGGATTTGAGGACGGGGTTGACAACATTCCCGCAGGTGGAGCATCGTTTGGAGACGGTGGACGTGGTGAATGGTGTCACTTATATTAATGATTCAAAGGCAACAAACGTGGATTCGGCTTGGTATGCTTTGGATAGTATGCACGCTCCGGTGGTGTGGATTGCGGGAGGAACGGATAAAGGAAATGATTACAGCGTGTTGTTTGATTTGGTGAAGGAGAAGGTGAAGTTGTTGATTTGTATGGGAGTGGATAATAAGAAGTTGATCGAGGCGTTCTCGCCGATCTGCGAGGTGGTGGATACTCATAGTCTGGATGAGACGATGGAGGTGGCTTATCGCCGGGCAGAGAAGGGGGATGTGGTACTGCTTTCTCCGTGTTGCGCTAGTTTTGACTTGTTTAAGAATTACGAGAATAGAGGGGAGATGTTTAAGGAGAAGGTGAAAAGCTTAAAGGAGAGTAGAATTTAG
- a CDS encoding cell division protein FtsQ/DivIB: MATKSGEVTCRGVRVAVKNTDVNVFVDEEDVMKAIKKGYGDIMDKSILAVNKDSLERVLVKNPMIKSAQVYYSLDGYIHVNIQQREPVLRVLTGEGYYVDRDGRVMPLSSKFTSRVVVATGDINKKFACEKLGPFAMKLKNEPFWDAYIEQLVVRSNEDVVMIPKVGDFRIVLGKVDDCEARLEKLMLFLKDGITKKGWNRYKEINLKFDNQVVCVRK; this comes from the coding sequence GTGGCGACAAAATCGGGGGAGGTAACATGTAGAGGGGTACGGGTGGCTGTCAAAAATACGGATGTTAACGTGTTTGTCGATGAGGAGGATGTTATGAAGGCGATAAAGAAGGGGTACGGAGACATTATGGACAAAAGTATATTGGCGGTGAATAAAGATAGTTTGGAAAGGGTGCTTGTCAAGAATCCGATGATTAAATCGGCTCAGGTTTACTACAGTTTAGACGGTTATATTCATGTAAATATCCAGCAACGTGAACCTGTTTTGAGAGTACTAACGGGTGAAGGGTATTACGTGGATCGTGACGGGAGAGTGATGCCGTTGTCTTCTAAGTTTACTTCCAGGGTTGTTGTAGCAACCGGTGATATAAATAAGAAATTCGCTTGCGAGAAACTGGGTCCTTTCGCGATGAAATTGAAGAATGAACCATTTTGGGACGCGTATATCGAACAACTGGTTGTGAGGTCGAACGAGGATGTTGTGATGATTCCTAAAGTGGGGGATTTCCGGATCGTGTTGGGAAAGGTGGATGATTGCGAGGCGAGGTTGGAGAAGTTGATGTTGTTTCTGAAGGACGGTATCACGAAAAAAGGGTGGAATCGTTACAAGGAGATCAATTTGAAGTTTGACAACCAAGTTGTTTGTGTTAGAAAATAA
- the mraY gene encoding phospho-N-acetylmuramoyl-pentapeptide-transferase: protein MFYHIFDYLEQFDFPGAGMFQYITFRSACAVILSLLIATVVGKRIIRILQKQQVGEEIRDLGLEGQMQKKGTPTMGGVIILLAILVPVVLFARLDNVYIQLMIVSTIWLGLIGFLDDYIKVFRKHKEGLKGRFKVIGQVGLGLIVGVTLYVSDDVLIREKVSISEVGVVTSTVDEGFVSENSQTVLTKDIKSTKTTIPFFKNNEFDYAWFGALFGDYAEEIGWIVFIIITIVIVTAVSNGANLTDGLDGLATGTSAIVGATLGILAYVSGNMVYADYLNIMYIPHSGELVVFIAAFIGATIGFLWYNSFPAQVFMGDTGSLSLGGIIAVFAIMIHKELLIPILCGIFLVENLSVMMQVSYFKYTKKKFGEGRRIFLMSPLHHHFQKKGIPEPKIVTRFWIVGIALAVITIVTLKIR, encoded by the coding sequence ATGTTTTATCATATCTTTGATTATTTAGAACAGTTTGATTTCCCGGGAGCGGGGATGTTTCAATATATCACGTTCCGGTCGGCTTGCGCGGTGATTTTGTCATTGTTGATTGCCACGGTGGTGGGAAAGCGCATTATCCGTATTTTGCAGAAGCAACAGGTCGGGGAAGAAATCCGGGACTTGGGACTAGAAGGTCAGATGCAGAAGAAGGGAACACCGACGATGGGCGGGGTGATTATCTTGCTGGCGATTCTGGTTCCGGTGGTTTTGTTTGCCCGGTTGGATAACGTGTATATCCAGTTGATGATTGTTTCGACGATTTGGTTGGGGCTGATCGGTTTTCTGGATGATTATATCAAGGTGTTCCGGAAGCACAAGGAGGGGTTGAAGGGACGTTTCAAGGTGATCGGACAAGTAGGGTTGGGGTTGATTGTGGGTGTGACACTTTACGTGAGCGATGACGTGCTGATCCGGGAGAAGGTTTCCATTTCGGAAGTCGGGGTGGTAACTAGCACGGTAGATGAGGGGTTCGTGTCCGAGAATAGCCAGACCGTTTTGACGAAAGATATAAAATCGACCAAGACGACGATACCTTTTTTCAAGAATAACGAGTTTGATTACGCTTGGTTCGGGGCGCTTTTCGGGGACTATGCCGAGGAGATCGGTTGGATCGTGTTTATTATTATCACGATCGTGATTGTTACGGCGGTGTCGAACGGGGCGAATCTGACGGATGGATTGGACGGATTGGCAACGGGGACTTCGGCTATCGTGGGGGCGACGTTGGGTATTTTGGCGTACGTGTCGGGTAATATGGTGTACGCGGATTACTTGAATATCATGTATATTCCACATTCGGGGGAGCTGGTGGTGTTTATTGCCGCGTTTATCGGGGCGACGATCGGGTTCCTGTGGTATAACTCGTTTCCGGCTCAAGTGTTTATGGGTGACACGGGGAGTTTGTCGCTGGGGGGAATTATTGCCGTGTTCGCAATCATGATTCATAAAGAGTTGCTGATCCCTATCCTGTGTGGTATTTTCCTCGTGGAGAATTTGTCGGTGATGATGCAGGTCAGCTATTTTAAATATACAAAGAAGAAGTTCGGGGAGGGACGACGGATATTCCTGATGTCCCCGTTACATCACCATTTCCAGAAGAAAGGGATTCCGGAACCGAAGATCGTGACCCGGTTCTGGATCGTGGGAATTGCATTGGCGGTGATAACGATTGTGACGTTGAAAATACGATAG
- the ftsZ gene encoding cell division protein FtsZ, with translation MVDGLINFNQFEITTPIIKVIGVGGGGGNAVEYMYRQGICDVDFVLCNTDSQILEHSPIPTIIQLGKTLTEGRGAGNRPEIGEAAANESIDDIKALLSTNTKMVFITAAMGGGTGTGAAPVIAKVAKDMGILTVGIVTIPSRFEGPKRLDQAREGVKRLKEHVDSLIIIDNEKIQRIFGSQTLSSAFAKANDVLNIAAKGIAEIITLPGYINVDFADVRTVMTDSGIAIMGAAKASGEDRAKRVIAEALNSPLLNKSDILGASDILLNITSGTDEITMDEMSEITNYVIKEVGDNAAIIWGVGTDEALEDAISVTVIATGFPMEDVENTFTKPLKGVASVNDVSEEAVDAARTKKIKDGVKDYVQVILKESEVLLQPDLSPEKIEELATTPAYTRRHLKIDRP, from the coding sequence ATGGTAGATGGATTGATAAATTTTAACCAGTTTGAGATTACTACCCCGATTATTAAGGTGATCGGAGTCGGAGGTGGTGGCGGTAATGCTGTGGAATACATGTACAGGCAAGGGATCTGTGACGTGGATTTCGTGTTGTGTAATACCGATTCGCAAATATTGGAACATAGTCCTATTCCGACCATTATTCAATTGGGGAAGACCCTGACTGAAGGACGGGGAGCGGGGAACCGACCGGAAATCGGAGAGGCTGCCGCTAACGAGAGTATTGATGATATAAAAGCGTTGTTGAGTACCAATACGAAGATGGTGTTTATCACGGCAGCGATGGGGGGAGGTACCGGGACCGGTGCGGCACCCGTGATTGCCAAGGTTGCCAAGGATATGGGTATTCTGACGGTGGGTATTGTTACGATACCTTCCCGCTTCGAGGGGCCGAAACGTTTGGATCAGGCTCGTGAAGGGGTAAAAAGATTAAAAGAACACGTGGATTCTTTGATTATCATAGATAATGAGAAGATACAACGGATATTCGGATCGCAGACATTGTCGAGTGCATTTGCCAAGGCTAACGACGTGTTGAATATTGCTGCCAAGGGTATCGCGGAGATTATCACGTTACCGGGATATATAAACGTCGACTTTGCCGACGTGAGAACGGTGATGACGGATAGTGGAATTGCTATTATGGGTGCGGCGAAAGCCTCCGGTGAAGACCGGGCGAAGCGGGTGATTGCCGAGGCTTTGAATAGTCCTCTGCTGAATAAGAGCGATATACTGGGAGCTAGTGACATCTTGTTGAATATTACATCCGGGACGGATGAGATTACGATGGATGAGATGAGTGAAATCACGAATTACGTGATTAAGGAAGTAGGTGATAATGCAGCTATAATCTGGGGTGTGGGAACTGATGAGGCGCTGGAAGACGCAATTTCCGTGACGGTGATTGCTACCGGCTTTCCCATGGAGGACGTGGAAAACACGTTCACGAAACCCTTGAAGGGAGTTGCGTCCGTGAATGATGTTTCGGAAGAGGCGGTGGATGCCGCCCGTACGAAGAAGATCAAGGACGGGGTAAAGGATTACGTACAGGTCATTTTAAAGGAATCGGAGGTTTTGCTTCAACCGGATCTGTCACCCGAAAAAATAGAAGAATTGGCAACGACTCCGGCGTATACACGGAGACATTTAAAAATAGACAGACCCTAG
- the murG gene encoding undecaprenyldiphospho-muramoylpentapeptide beta-N-acetylglucosaminyltransferase, with translation MKKVIISGGGTGGHIFPALSIANALKRLNKDIEILFVGAEGKMEMEKVPEAGYKIVGLPVRGLQRKLTLNNLKVLWNLWRSLKKAKRVVREFKPDVVVGVGGYASGPIGKVATNAGIPLVLQEQNSYAGVTNKLLAKKAAKICVAYEGMERFFPKEKIIFTGNPVRKDLLNAVNERVEGIAFYGLDANKKTVLVTGGSLGAGSINKAMVRWLEKIAGWKDVQVIWQCGSYYHKELEEQLKGRMPENVKFMPFLKRMDLAYACADLVVARAGAGTISELCLLGKAVVLVPSPNVAEDHQTKNAMALVNKQAAVMVKDAEVVERLGEVMERLLQDDGERKSLSEHILTLAMKDSDEVIAREILKIV, from the coding sequence ATGAAGAAAGTAATTATTAGTGGAGGCGGAACGGGAGGACATATATTTCCTGCCCTTTCTATCGCGAATGCGCTGAAACGGTTGAATAAGGATATAGAGATTCTGTTCGTGGGGGCAGAGGGGAAGATGGAGATGGAGAAGGTACCGGAGGCCGGGTATAAGATCGTGGGATTACCGGTGAGAGGGTTACAACGTAAGTTGACGTTGAATAATTTGAAGGTGCTGTGGAATTTGTGGCGGAGTTTGAAGAAGGCCAAACGTGTGGTGCGGGAGTTTAAGCCGGATGTAGTAGTTGGTGTTGGAGGGTATGCCAGTGGACCGATTGGAAAGGTGGCCACGAACGCGGGTATTCCGTTGGTGTTACAGGAGCAAAATTCATACGCCGGGGTGACCAATAAGTTGCTGGCAAAGAAGGCTGCCAAGATTTGCGTGGCTTACGAGGGAATGGAACGTTTTTTTCCAAAGGAAAAGATTATATTTACGGGGAATCCGGTGCGGAAGGATTTGTTGAATGCCGTGAATGAACGGGTGGAGGGGATTGCTTTCTACGGGCTGGATGCAAATAAGAAAACGGTGCTGGTCACCGGAGGTAGTCTGGGAGCCGGGTCAATTAACAAGGCTATGGTGAGATGGTTGGAGAAGATTGCGGGGTGGAAGGACGTGCAGGTGATTTGGCAGTGCGGGAGTTATTACCACAAGGAGCTGGAAGAACAATTGAAGGGACGTATGCCGGAAAACGTGAAGTTTATGCCGTTTTTGAAACGGATGGATTTGGCGTATGCCTGTGCTGATTTGGTGGTGGCAAGAGCGGGTGCAGGTACGATTTCAGAGTTGTGCTTGCTGGGAAAAGCCGTGGTGTTAGTGCCCTCGCCTAACGTGGCAGAAGATCACCAGACGAAGAATGCTATGGCGCTGGTGAATAAACAAGCTGCCGTGATGGTGAAGGATGCCGAGGTGGTGGAGCGTTTGGGAGAGGTGATGGAACGCTTGTTGCAGGATGATGGGGAACGGAAAAGTTTGTCCGAGCATATCTTGACGCTGGCAATGAAGGATTCGGATGAGGTGATTGCGAGGGAAATATTGAAGATAGTTTAA
- the ftsZ gene encoding cell division protein FtsZ has protein sequence MLNEDDLLVVNIPPQEESIIKVIGVGGGGSNAVNHMCRQGIRGVEFVVCNTDIQALRISPVKNRIQIGKELTEGRGAGSLPERGKQSAIESLDYIKTILERNTKMVFITAGMGGGTGTGAAPIIAKQARELGILTIGIVTIPFSFEGRKRVEQAMEGVDELSNYVDALLIICNEKLRDMYGDLKLSKAFEMADNVLTIAAKSIAEIITLKGFVNVDFADVEVVMRNSGVALMGAGESVGENRALEAAKMALESPLLNSNDIRGASNILLNMLYGSKEITMDEITLITDYVKELVGNDVDVIWGAGKDDALGDELHVAVIATGFNGSPIERKKTNISFKVETVEDLEMQTVDARKLEEEERMRKQKLEESRRLRQQRGEQRRDVGKRQRAIVFDDDDDDEPVREEETHRKRIEEYDREFELENGRKRGKNEVPDVDSWFKRKLGNMFNEDMNRDSQM, from the coding sequence ATGCTTAATGAAGATGATTTATTGGTTGTGAATATTCCACCACAGGAAGAATCGATTATCAAGGTGATCGGAGTGGGTGGAGGCGGTAGTAATGCCGTGAACCATATGTGCCGTCAGGGTATTCGGGGCGTAGAGTTCGTGGTGTGTAACACGGATATACAGGCGTTGCGGATTAGTCCCGTGAAGAATCGTATTCAGATCGGTAAGGAGCTTACCGAGGGGCGTGGAGCGGGAAGTTTGCCGGAACGCGGTAAACAGTCGGCTATTGAAAGTCTGGATTATATCAAAACGATATTGGAGCGTAACACGAAAATGGTGTTTATCACGGCAGGTATGGGAGGTGGAACCGGAACGGGAGCCGCGCCTATTATTGCCAAGCAAGCTCGTGAGTTAGGTATTCTGACTATCGGAATCGTGACGATCCCTTTCAGTTTTGAGGGACGGAAACGAGTGGAGCAAGCTATGGAGGGTGTTGACGAGTTGTCGAATTACGTGGATGCCCTGTTGATTATATGTAACGAGAAGTTGCGGGATATGTACGGGGATTTGAAATTGTCGAAAGCGTTCGAGATGGCGGATAACGTGTTGACGATCGCGGCTAAGAGTATTGCGGAGATCATTACGTTGAAGGGATTCGTGAACGTGGACTTTGCCGATGTGGAGGTGGTGATGCGGAATAGTGGGGTGGCGCTGATGGGTGCCGGAGAGTCGGTTGGAGAGAATCGTGCGCTGGAGGCTGCGAAGATGGCATTGGAATCGCCCTTGTTGAATAGTAATGATATTCGGGGGGCATCTAATATATTGTTGAATATGTTGTACGGTAGTAAGGAGATCACGATGGATGAGATTACCTTGATTACCGATTACGTGAAGGAGTTGGTCGGGAACGATGTGGACGTGATTTGGGGGGCTGGTAAGGATGATGCTCTAGGTGATGAGTTGCACGTGGCTGTGATCGCTACAGGGTTTAACGGTTCACCTATCGAAAGGAAAAAGACGAATATTTCTTTCAAGGTGGAGACCGTGGAAGATTTGGAGATGCAGACGGTGGATGCCCGGAAGTTGGAGGAAGAGGAGCGGATGCGCAAGCAAAAACTGGAGGAAAGTCGTCGGTTGCGCCAACAGCGAGGTGAACAGCGGCGGGATGTCGGGAAACGTCAACGGGCTATCGTGTTTGACGACGATGATGACGATGAACCGGTTCGGGAAGAGGAGACTCACCGGAAACGAATCGAAGAGTACGATCGGGAGTTTGAACTGGAGAACGGGCGCAAACGGGGAAAAAATGAGGTGCCGGATGTAGATAGTTGGTTCAAGCGTAAGCTGGGGAATATGTTCAACGAGGATATGAATAGGGATTCACAAATGTAA
- a CDS encoding FtsW/RodA/SpoVE family cell cycle protein — MLNLKNKVVFKGDRTLWYVVIGLMLASLIVVYSSTGSLAFRVRGGNTSYYLIKQLFLMFGCMVVILTLQSFHYKYFLSFAKIVLGMSLIFLLWAKFAGTTLNDAGRWVTIPGIGFTFQPSEMAKLGIIMYCARAIAFEQTEECCSNNVLWRMTLVVPVLFLIFMENFSTSALLGGVCLVMLFVGRLYWKTYAKLIGVIVGLMILMLAVVFIVPEKHLKSAGRLLTVKSRIEHFVNPSETDSDDSYQSDQAKIAVAKGGLMGLGPGNSVQRNFLPHPYSDFIFAIIVEEYGLVGAGIVMLLYLIILYRVGVIVRRCTRMFPAILVAGLGLCIVFQALINMGVCVGLFPVTGQPLPLVSMGGTSLLFTSASFGMILSVSHTFSEEGEREEKEKLKMAAQGINEEEENEEN; from the coding sequence ATGTTGAATCTAAAGAATAAGGTGGTATTTAAGGGGGATCGGACGTTGTGGTACGTGGTCATCGGGTTGATGCTGGCCTCGTTGATCGTGGTGTATTCTTCGACGGGGAGTCTGGCGTTTCGTGTGCGGGGAGGGAATACCAGTTATTATTTGATTAAACAGTTGTTTTTGATGTTCGGGTGTATGGTGGTGATTCTGACATTGCAGTCGTTTCACTACAAGTACTTCCTTTCGTTTGCCAAGATCGTGCTGGGGATGTCGTTGATATTCCTGTTGTGGGCGAAGTTTGCGGGTACGACGTTAAATGATGCGGGGCGTTGGGTGACGATTCCGGGAATCGGGTTCACGTTCCAGCCTTCGGAAATGGCGAAACTGGGGATTATTATGTACTGTGCCCGTGCGATTGCTTTTGAACAGACGGAGGAGTGTTGTAGCAATAATGTGTTATGGCGAATGACGTTAGTGGTGCCGGTGCTGTTCTTGATTTTTATGGAGAATTTCTCGACATCGGCGTTGCTGGGCGGGGTTTGTTTGGTGATGTTGTTTGTCGGTCGTTTATACTGGAAGACGTACGCGAAGTTGATCGGGGTGATCGTGGGGTTGATGATTCTGATGCTGGCGGTTGTTTTTATCGTTCCGGAAAAACATTTGAAGTCGGCGGGACGTTTGCTGACGGTGAAAAGCCGTATCGAGCATTTCGTGAACCCGAGCGAGACGGACAGTGACGATTCGTACCAATCGGATCAAGCGAAGATTGCCGTGGCAAAAGGAGGATTGATGGGGCTGGGACCGGGAAATAGCGTGCAGCGGAATTTCTTGCCTCACCCGTATTCGGATTTTATATTTGCTATTATTGTGGAGGAATACGGGCTGGTTGGGGCCGGGATCGTGATGTTGCTTTACCTGATTATTTTGTACCGGGTAGGGGTGATTGTGCGGCGTTGCACGAGGATGTTCCCGGCGATTTTGGTGGCCGGATTGGGGCTGTGTATCGTGTTTCAGGCATTGATTAACATGGGGGTTTGCGTGGGACTTTTCCCCGTGACCGGGCAGCCGTTACCACTGGTGAGTATGGGGGGTACTTCCCTGTTGTTCACGAGTGCGTCTTTCGGGATGATTCTGAGTGTCAGTCATACTTTCTCGGAAGAGGGAGAACGGGAAGAGAAGGAGAAACTAAAGATGGCTGCTCAAGGTATAAACGAGGAAGAAGAGAACGAGGAAAATTGA
- the murC gene encoding UDP-N-acetylmuramate--L-alanine ligase, which yields MDIKNIKAVYFVGIGGIGMSALARYFKMMGYEVAGYDRTSSPLTRKMTDEEGFEITYEDDEKGVREVFRDKEHTLVVYTPAVPQENRILSFFRDNGYALHKRAEVLGFLSHSKKALCIAGTHGKTTTTTMLAFLLNRSHVGCSAFLGGISSNFGTNLLIDKDSDYVVIEADEYDRSFLHLHPEIAVITAMDADHLDIYGTHEHLIEAFEEFALQTRGELFLRKGLELKKRTITGHYAAGEKADYYANRLRVDNGSYLFDYIGKDLEIRDLRMCFPGRVNVENATAAITVALYAGVTPEEIREALPLFKGVSRRFDVHAKSDRLIYIDDYAHHPREIEASLSSIREMWPDKRLTVAFQPHLYSRTNDFYPEFAKSLNLADQVILLDIYPAREQPIPGVTSGLIAERLTVPFVRVTKEEFPEYVKENVKEGVFMTVGAGDIDRFIPIFTEMFGGTDC from the coding sequence ATGGATATTAAGAATATAAAGGCGGTGTATTTTGTGGGTATCGGGGGGATTGGAATGAGTGCGTTGGCTCGTTATTTTAAGATGATGGGTTACGAGGTGGCAGGATATGACCGGACATCGTCACCGTTGACACGAAAAATGACGGACGAAGAAGGGTTTGAGATTACTTACGAGGATGACGAGAAGGGAGTTCGGGAGGTTTTCCGGGATAAGGAGCATACGTTGGTGGTATATACCCCGGCGGTACCGCAGGAAAATCGTATTCTTAGTTTTTTCCGGGATAACGGGTACGCTTTGCATAAACGGGCGGAGGTGCTGGGATTTTTGTCTCATAGTAAAAAAGCACTTTGCATTGCCGGAACGCATGGAAAGACGACGACTACGACGATGCTGGCTTTTCTGTTGAATCGTTCGCACGTGGGATGTAGTGCTTTCCTAGGGGGAATTTCCTCTAATTTCGGCACGAATTTGTTGATTGATAAGGATTCGGATTACGTGGTGATCGAGGCGGACGAGTATGATCGTTCATTTTTGCATTTACATCCGGAGATTGCGGTAATCACGGCTATGGATGCGGATCATCTGGATATATACGGGACGCACGAGCATTTGATCGAGGCTTTCGAGGAATTTGCCTTGCAGACACGAGGTGAGTTGTTTTTACGTAAGGGGTTGGAATTGAAAAAAAGAACGATTACGGGGCATTATGCTGCCGGGGAGAAAGCGGATTATTATGCCAATCGGTTGCGAGTGGATAACGGGAGTTACTTGTTTGATTATATCGGGAAAGATTTGGAGATAAGGGATTTGAGGATGTGTTTTCCGGGGCGGGTGAACGTGGAGAACGCGACGGCTGCAATCACGGTGGCTTTGTATGCAGGAGTGACACCGGAAGAGATTCGGGAGGCTTTGCCTTTGTTTAAAGGGGTTTCCCGTAGATTTGACGTACATGCGAAGAGTGACCGATTGATTTATATTGACGATTACGCTCATCATCCGCGGGAGATTGAGGCATCTCTTTCTTCCATTCGGGAGATGTGGCCGGATAAGAGGTTGACGGTAGCTTTTCAGCCTCATTTGTACTCACGGACAAATGATTTTTACCCGGAGTTTGCGAAGAGTTTGAATCTTGCGGATCAGGTGATCCTGCTGGATATTTACCCGGCACGGGAGCAACCGATTCCGGGGGTGACATCGGGGTTGATTGCCGAGCGACTGACGGTGCCATTCGTGCGGGTGACGAAGGAAGAGTTTCCGGAGTATGTGAAGGAGAACGTGAAGGAGGGAGTTTTTATGACCGTGGGAGCCGGGGATATAGATCGTTTTATTCCGATTTTCACGGAGATGTTTGGAGGGACGGATTGCTGA